TTTTCGCCTGAAGTATGAGTATCTTGGGGTTGAGTTGGAGTTTGAGTCTGGGGAGACATATTGAGTTTAATGTAAGGGATAGAAATTAGAAGGTCAAAAACTATAAAATCCACACGTCCTCTAGTCTCACTGAGGAGAATATATAGAGGAGGCTTTCAACGGCTCATGACATGATTATAGATTTAGCGATCCTGAATTAGCGGTTATGGGTCAGGATGGACAAATCTTGACAACAGCCTTCAAGAGTGATTCAAATTAGAATAACAAATTTGCTGTAAAAGTGTATCAGCGATTTTACTTGTGATGATAATTTTACGCTTACGGTCGAACATTAGGGAACCTACCTTGACATTTTTTTCGCAGTGGGTGTAAATATAAGCCTGGGATCGGTGATCAATCGCGGTTGCGATCGCTCCATAAACTTGATTAACCCAATTTTCCCCTTGTATTACCTCTAATTCTCGCAGATATTGTAAGGCATCCTCAGCCGTTGTGCTGTTAAAAATTTGTTGAAGATTTACGGTGGGGAGTCCAGCAGTTGCACAATAGGCGGTTAATATTTCTAATCGGCCATCAGCTAGATGATGATGGGTGTGGAAAATTCCCCCCGCTAATTTGATTAATTTGCCATGATAACCTAATAATAAAATGGATTGAATTCCAGCTAAGGCTGCGGAAACTAACATTGATCCTAACCAATTTGCTGTTTTCACGATTTGTTGAGGTGGAATTCCCATTTTCTGAGCCAAATCTAATCCATTTTCACCAATACAGAAAACTAAACAATCAAATTCTCTAGCTTTTTCTTGTAATTGCGCTTGATAGTGTTCTAATTGTTCAGGAACAGTTAAGGCTTGAGAAATTCCGGTTGTTCCCAATAACGATAAGCCTTCAACAATTCCAAAAGCAGCATTAGAGGTGCGGGTTGCCAGTTGTTTCCCTTCAGGTAAAATAAAGGTGATTAAAATTTTTTCGTTAGGTTTTAGGTATTTCTCAAGATTGGCTAATAATAAAAGTTTTGCATAACGATAAATTGCGGTTTGTCCGGTTTTTTCATGATAGCCAATTCCTTCTCCACCTTGAATAAAAATAGCATCT
The sequence above is a segment of the Planktothrix tepida PCC 9214 genome. Coding sequences within it:
- the cbiD gene encoding cobalt-precorrin-5B (C(1))-methyltransferase CbiD, encoding MIINQPCSGYTLPVFACAAAVAALQYLQQKNQFLQQVSIDLIDPAETVNIPIEQIAMLTENSALAITRSDPGDNLDLTRNTPIWARVEWVNHLPLPLSSPGRRDQLSDAIFIQGGEGIGYHEKTGQTAIYRYAKLLLLANLEKYLKPNEKILITFILPEGKQLATRTSNAAFGIVEGLSLLGTTGISQALTVPEQLEHYQAQLQEKAREFDCLVFCIGENGLDLAQKMGIPPQQIVKTANWLGSMLVSAALAGIQSILLLGYHGKLIKLAGGIFHTHHHLADGRLEILTAYCATAGLPTVNLQQIFNSTTAEDALQYLRELEVIQGENWVNQVYGAIATAIDHRSQAYIYTHCEKNVKVGSLMFDRKRKIIITSKIADTLLQQICYSNLNHS